Proteins encoded by one window of Rutidosis leptorrhynchoides isolate AG116_Rl617_1_P2 chromosome 7, CSIRO_AGI_Rlap_v1, whole genome shotgun sequence:
- the LOC139858141 gene encoding uncharacterized protein yields MDLPPDELQFLSTTDILKESISIPKQSPRTFYLITLTLIFPLSFAILAHSLFTHPLITQIQDPYSSSHTSQWSKLLIFQFCYLIFLFIFSLLSTAAVVFTVASLYTSKPVSYAATMAAIPSVFKRLFITFLWVGLIMVVYNIVFLGFIVLLIIAIDTQNLVLFFLSLIVVFVLFMFVHVYITALWHLASVVSVLESNVYGFEAMKKSFELLKGKGKMGCVLVLGYFVICGALNGLFGAIVVHGGEYDYGVFSRIVVGGFLVGILVIVNLVGLLVQSVFYYVCKSYHHQGIDKNALYDHLGGYLGEYVPLKSSIQLESLE; encoded by the coding sequence ATGGATCTACCTCCAGACGAGCTTCAATTCCTCTCCACAACAGACATCTTGAAAGAATCAATCTCCATCCCCAAACAATCCCCCCGAACTTTTTACCtcataaccctaaccctaattttccCATTATCATTCGCAATTTTAGCCCATTCTCTTTTCACTCACCCTTTAATCACTCAAATTCAAGATCCTTATTCATCTTCACACACCTCACAATGGTCCAAACTCTTAATTTTTCAATTTTGTTACCTCATCTTCCTCTTCATTTTCTCCCTTCTTTCCACCGCCGCCGTCGTATTCACCGTCGCATCGCTTTACACATCGAAACCGGTCAGTTACGCCGCCACGATGGCCGCGATTCCGTCGGTGTTCAAACGATTGTTCATAACCTTCCTATGGGTTGGTTTAATCATGGTTGTGTACAACATTGTGTTTCTAGGGTTTATTGTGCTTTTAATCATAGCTATAGATACACAAAACCTTGTGTTGTTTTTCTTAAGCTTGATTGTTGTGTTTGTGCTGTTTATGTTTGTGCATGTGTATATTACTGCATTGTGGCATTTAGCTAGTGTTGTATCTGTACTTGAGAGTAATGTGTATGGATTTGAAGCTATGAAAAAAAGTTTTGAGTTGcttaaagggaaagggaagatggggTGTGTGCTTGTGTTAGGGTATTTTGTAATTTGTGGCGCGCTTAACGGTTTGTTTGGTGCTATTGTGGTGCACGGTGGGGAGTATGATTATGGCGTTTTTTCGAGGATTGTTGTTGGAGGGTTTCTGGTTGGTATACTTGTGATAGTGAATTTGGTTGGGTTGTTGGTACAAAGTGTGTTTTATTATGTGTGTAAAAGTTATCATCATCAAGGGATTGATAAGAATGCTTTGTATGATCATTTGGGTGGCTATCTTGGAGAATATGTGCCTCTTAAAAGCAGCATTCAGTTGGAAAGCTTGGAATGA
- the LOC139858614 gene encoding peroxisomal 2,4-dienoyl-CoA reductase [(3E)-enoyl-CoA-producing]-like, whose product MESPFKGDILKGKVSLLTGGGSGIGYEIAAELGKHGSFIAIMGRRIHVLDSAVSALQSLGIQAIGVEGDVRKKEDAARVIDATVKQFGKLDILVNAAAGNFLVPSEDLSPNGFRTVIDIDAVGTFTMCHEALPYLKNGGVIINISATLHYTASWYQVHVSAAKAAVDSLTRSLALEWGTDYGIRVNGIAPGPIEDTTGVAKLITKEVTLKRQKDSAQYRMGKKWDIAMAALYLASDAGNYVNGMTMVVDGGIWLNSPRHMSKEEVKQLSKTVEKRSRDAPVGVPKSNL is encoded by the exons ATGGAGTCACCATTTAAGGGGGATATATTGAAGGGTAAAGTGAGTTTATTGACTGGTGGTGGATCAGGAATCGGATATGAAATCGCTGCAGAATTGGGGAAACACGGATCTTTCATCGCGATCATGGGTCGCAGGATACATGTTCTTGATTCCGCGGTTTCTGCTCTTCAATCGCTTGGCATTCAA GCTATCGGGGTTGAAGGAGATGTTCGGAAAAAAGAGGACGCTGCTCGAGTTATAGACGCAACTGTTAAACAGTTTGGTAAACTCGACATCCTTGTTAACGCAGCCGCTGGGAACTTTCTTGTTCCTTCTGAGGATTTATCGCCTAATGGTTTTCGAACAG TGATAGACATAGATGCAGTTGGGACATTCACAATGTGTCATGAAGCACTTCCATATTTAAAGAACGGAGGAGTCATCATAAACATAAGTGCAACTTTGCATTACACAGCAAGTTGGTATCAAGTTCATGTTTCTGCTGCTAAG GCAGCTGTAGATAGCCTTACAAGAAGCTTAGCATTAGAATGGGGAACAGATTACGGAATTAGAGTCAACGGGATTGCACCGGGGCCCATTGAAGACACCACTGGTGTTGCCAAGCTCATAACAAAAGAGGTAACGCTCAAGAGACAAAAAGATTCTGCTCAGTACAGGATGGGGAAGAAATGGGATATCGCTATGGCTGCTCTCTATCTCGCATCTGATGCAG GGAATTACGTGAATGGGATGACTATGGTGGTTGATGGAGGAATATGGTTGAACAGTCCACGACACATGTCAAAAGAGGAAGTTAAACAACTTTCAAAGACAGTAGAGAAAAGGTCCAGAGATGCACCAGTTGGTGTGCCTAAAAGCAATCTTTGA